In the Ruminococcus sp. OA3 genome, one interval contains:
- a CDS encoding phage holin family protein produces the protein MDFTGITSVVAITVICFLVGQVIKATGIDNKWIPVIVGVAGGFLGIAGMFIIPDFPAADYINAAAVGIVSGLASTGANQIYKQTKNTEGE, from the coding sequence ATGGATTTTACAGGTATTACAAGTGTGGTAGCAATTACGGTAATCTGTTTTTTGGTAGGACAGGTGATCAAAGCAACGGGGATTGATAACAAATGGATCCCGGTAATCGTAGGGGTAGCAGGTGGCTTTCTTGGAATTGCCGGTATGTTCATTATCCCAGATTTTCCGGCAGCGGATTACATAAACGCTGCAGCAGTCGGTATTGTGTCGGGGCTGGCATCCACCGGAGCAAATCAGATTTATAAACAGACTAAGAACACGGAGGGCGAGTAA
- a CDS encoding DUF3298 and DUF4163 domain-containing protein, which translates to MQAISNMTLENTMYYRDIPVFVYQINYPVFSTSCRLKAAREINEYYASAAKDLEFYCRTTLYPRAVENARYIPSNRPPFNSYELIVKYQVPYNINCITSLYFDQYTFMGGAHGETLRKSNTWDFCSGRQLQLADFYPRVSTSPETLFKELERQTAERLLTSPASYFDNYAELLRKNFRPENFYLKPEGIVIYYQQYDIAPYASGIPEFLIP; encoded by the coding sequence ATGCAGGCAATTTCAAATATGACACTGGAAAATACAATGTACTACCGCGATATTCCGGTATTTGTTTACCAGATTAATTATCCTGTTTTCTCTACTTCGTGCCGGCTGAAGGCAGCCCGGGAAATCAATGAATATTACGCCTCCGCAGCTAAAGATCTTGAATTCTACTGCCGCACTACACTCTATCCGCGTGCCGTGGAGAACGCCAGGTACATACCCAGCAACCGCCCTCCATTCAACAGCTATGAACTGATCGTCAAATATCAGGTTCCATACAATATAAACTGTATCACCAGTTTATATTTTGATCAGTATACTTTTATGGGAGGCGCTCACGGGGAAACCCTGCGCAAATCCAACACCTGGGATTTCTGCAGCGGAAGACAGCTTCAGCTCGCTGATTTTTATCCCCGGGTTTCCACTTCGCCGGAAACACTTTTTAAAGAGCTTGAACGCCAGACAGCAGAACGCCTGCTCACGTCCCCCGCCTCTTATTTTGATAATTATGCTGAACTTCTGAGGAAAAACTTCCGGCCGGAAAATTTTTATCTGAAACCGGAAGGGATTGTAATTTATTATCAGCAGTATGATATTGCTCCATATGCCAGCGGCATTCCGGAATTTTTAATACCATAA
- a CDS encoding DUF285 domain-containing protein — MAIRNRRGLKEAFIPSRLLPGEFAVATDTGNAWYCYAAGQVNLIATAKDINTIKAEAESYQEAQQIILDRIEQSIVATNADLGNVKEEVLSQINQELDALDGRVRTNTTDITELKNGAGKYPIASEAEALAGTANDKLMSPLRTKQYVVEKMKDAVTYPIATELEAIAGISDQVLMTPLKVARYCEENGTGGGGGGGSTIPIMNSSFEGGSFAAGTEVEIRYRWSSPNEGYGILHVLLNNVEIITEEVQQGLNRVVIPGQVKGNYTVLMYVTDRGGLTTDRLTFTLKVGGLDITSTFDDSQDFTIKSVIRIPVTIDTISLDPIYINTTIDSSVTRSSGQQGYNIVQLPTLTAGAHKVSIQAESGTYISNILSYNIVIEDADTLTIICDYDVEQVSYRDLVEIPYRVSLKGVDKFSAIYKVDGTAVKTLEIKSGTNIWSTRDLEVGDHVLRIEVATLDGSKTAAVEKSLRVNASSYTPLQPVTDASLLCWFDATGRTNQDTDRDAWTDKSGNDTVANLVDFNWGSNNGWVDNALKCNGGSYVEIDLQALKDNAPYGLTVDVKFRTRDSGDELDCVLDMRGSDSNSKGCAVDTGNMYLNSGTTKVKSTVLEEEISRATFVIDRQNKLAKVYNNAVLTEAFIIQANEDFTNNGKIYLNARLATVSGAWGPAYFGDCEIYSIRVYERALEADEIVQNHIADIPDLVEQEEKYRLNYQNMMPTMYFYGDTSAMTKDNKVPLRIRYISTDSNKYGESFDLPACSVSWQGTSSLQYAVKNYKIRLRDQDGSKVKYSPFPDGILEDTFCLKADYMESSHANNTGMARFINDCLYDEPVPPQETNTNVRTTIDGFPMQLYIAQSNDTTPVYMGVFNFNLDKGCNDSFGFDENTISFEVASNSDTSAGAFKDDSDASMRQDFELRYPDEDDCTIEQVDAAYTKMKRVVTWVKNSTEETFAAEVEQYFNKEYLLKYYLQVHLFGMVDNLGKNMMLTTWDGQIWYPQFYDMDTQLGLDNTGYLEFLSDIDVVAGVYNTSGSKLWTMVATVFAYELAEKYKTMRASRYTLDNILSYWYGDQVAKIGERQYNADMEAKYIQFKSDYLFMLHGRRYEHMKRWITERLLYLDTIYGYEADTRQSITIRANKSGSVYLIIDTYSPQYLRIVWRNGVEQKLKVGRDSNGNMTSTRFSATLATSTDQEIIIYNARQIKRIANIAALNPSVLNMVEATKLVELDCQKATLLADVRLSANNRFLRKLNLTGCTLLGTASGGGNTLDLSSVYNMRELNLSGTALESVIFPTDGSNYTTIILPTTLKSVDVQNMPMLVKLATNSSTGVLSTNNLTLLKIINCPKVNFPTAGNIKAESVWIENSIASFGSPVIGDGTIEVKSVIIKSTIPHIPRITVNGKYASNVPSMEKLEINCNVREVVLTKVGFTGPQILDFSGIANDFSLVIEDFANIEKVILPTSLKGIGILKSASKSLSGNIAFPDNLKQYSVCLTGHEQDEIIDFSSVLITDYLSLDSIDPQKEVLINVDLTQARTGRWLTGAPQETADYLRIESNNVSGNIKYADRFLMPYSSADIRKTVTDERLAQINFDTSASESFLYAFRYMKLITRIPDLDASNVTRFSNMCAGCDELVDISNLNTSNGEDFSYMFAACESLITIPPMDVSKGISFERMFNTCPKLENVSRLNTLAGEKFAYMFYGCSRLTSIGGINFTNMLSTGLGPNSLFYQCSSLENVVFEGAVNKNMASTNYQTYLYNTKLSPESVASLVAALEDYSDSTAVTLRIGSTGYANLTDELKAAAAAKNWTLTS, encoded by the coding sequence ATGGCAATCAGAAATAGAAGAGGATTAAAAGAAGCATTTATCCCGTCAAGGCTCCTGCCGGGCGAATTTGCGGTGGCGACCGATACCGGCAATGCCTGGTACTGCTATGCAGCGGGTCAGGTAAATCTGATTGCCACTGCCAAGGATATCAACACAATAAAAGCGGAAGCAGAATCTTATCAGGAAGCTCAGCAGATCATCCTTGACCGGATTGAGCAGAGTATTGTGGCTACGAATGCAGATCTTGGAAATGTCAAAGAAGAAGTGCTGAGCCAGATCAATCAGGAACTGGATGCGCTTGACGGTAGAGTTCGTACCAACACAACCGATATCACAGAGCTGAAAAACGGCGCCGGGAAATACCCGATTGCGTCAGAGGCAGAGGCTTTGGCTGGCACCGCAAATGACAAGCTGATGTCACCGCTCAGAACTAAACAATACGTAGTTGAAAAAATGAAGGATGCTGTTACCTACCCCATCGCTACCGAATTAGAAGCGATTGCGGGTATTTCAGATCAAGTGCTGATGACGCCTTTAAAGGTGGCAAGGTACTGTGAAGAGAACGGAACCGGAGGAGGCGGGGGCGGCGGATCTACAATTCCCATTATGAACAGTTCTTTTGAGGGCGGTTCTTTTGCGGCCGGGACAGAAGTGGAGATCCGGTATCGGTGGTCATCTCCCAATGAGGGATACGGCATTCTGCATGTGCTGCTCAATAACGTCGAAATCATCACAGAGGAAGTCCAGCAGGGACTCAACCGTGTGGTAATCCCAGGCCAGGTTAAGGGCAACTATACCGTGCTGATGTATGTAACGGACAGGGGCGGGCTGACCACGGACCGGCTGACCTTCACGCTCAAGGTTGGTGGGCTTGATATCACAAGCACATTTGATGACAGCCAGGATTTTACGATCAAATCCGTTATCCGGATACCGGTTACTATTGACACTATCAGCTTAGATCCAATCTATATTAATACAACCATTGATAGCTCTGTCACCCGGTCCTCTGGGCAGCAGGGCTATAATATTGTGCAGCTTCCGACTCTTACGGCTGGCGCACACAAGGTCAGCATCCAGGCGGAGTCCGGGACTTATATTTCCAATATCTTATCCTACAACATCGTGATTGAGGACGCCGACACGCTGACGATCATCTGCGATTATGATGTGGAGCAGGTGAGTTACCGGGACCTGGTGGAGATCCCGTACCGGGTAAGTCTTAAGGGCGTCGATAAGTTTTCGGCAATCTACAAAGTCGATGGAACAGCCGTCAAAACACTCGAGATCAAATCAGGCACCAACATCTGGTCAACCCGTGACCTGGAAGTCGGGGACCATGTGCTGCGGATTGAAGTAGCAACGCTGGACGGTAGCAAGACGGCTGCCGTGGAAAAATCCCTGCGGGTCAATGCATCCAGTTATACACCCCTGCAGCCGGTTACAGATGCATCACTGCTCTGCTGGTTTGATGCAACCGGACGCACCAATCAGGATACAGATCGGGATGCCTGGACAGATAAATCCGGCAACGACACCGTGGCAAATTTGGTGGACTTTAACTGGGGCAGCAATAATGGCTGGGTAGATAATGCCCTGAAGTGTAATGGCGGGTCCTATGTAGAGATCGACCTACAGGCGCTCAAAGACAATGCGCCATACGGCCTGACGGTAGATGTAAAATTCCGCACCCGTGACAGCGGCGATGAGCTGGACTGTGTACTGGACATGAGAGGCAGTGACAGCAACAGTAAAGGTTGCGCAGTGGATACTGGAAATATGTATCTTAATTCCGGGACCACGAAAGTAAAATCGACTGTGCTGGAAGAAGAAATCTCTAGGGCAACCTTTGTGATCGACAGGCAAAATAAACTTGCGAAAGTGTATAATAATGCCGTACTGACAGAGGCTTTTATCATCCAGGCGAATGAAGATTTTACGAATAACGGTAAAATCTATCTGAACGCCCGTCTTGCCACGGTATCAGGAGCATGGGGGCCTGCTTATTTTGGAGACTGCGAGATTTACAGTATTCGTGTGTATGAGCGTGCTTTGGAAGCAGACGAGATTGTCCAGAACCACATCGCGGATATCCCGGATCTCGTCGAGCAGGAGGAGAAATACCGGCTGAACTACCAGAACATGATGCCGACCATGTATTTTTATGGTGATACCAGCGCCATGACCAAGGATAACAAAGTTCCGCTTCGGATCCGGTATATCAGCACGGACAGTAATAAGTATGGGGAGAGCTTCGACTTGCCCGCCTGCTCAGTCAGCTGGCAGGGTACATCGTCGCTGCAATATGCCGTCAAGAACTATAAAATTCGCCTGCGTGATCAGGATGGCAGTAAGGTCAAATACAGCCCATTCCCGGACGGTATCCTGGAAGACACGTTCTGTTTAAAGGCAGACTACATGGAGAGCAGCCACGCCAACAATACCGGTATGGCGCGCTTTATCAACGACTGCTTGTATGACGAACCGGTTCCGCCGCAGGAGACAAATACCAATGTGCGGACAACCATTGATGGATTTCCGATGCAGCTCTATATTGCACAGAGCAATGATACAACGCCGGTCTATATGGGAGTGTTCAATTTCAACCTGGACAAAGGCTGCAATGACAGTTTTGGATTTGATGAGAACACCATCAGCTTTGAGGTTGCATCCAACTCCGACACCAGCGCGGGAGCATTCAAGGACGATTCGGATGCCTCCATGCGACAAGACTTTGAGCTGCGGTATCCAGATGAAGATGATTGCACAATCGAACAGGTTGACGCGGCTTACACCAAAATGAAACGGGTAGTTACATGGGTGAAAAACAGTACGGAGGAGACCTTTGCGGCTGAAGTAGAGCAGTATTTTAATAAAGAGTATCTATTAAAATATTACCTGCAGGTCCATCTCTTCGGCATGGTCGATAACCTGGGTAAAAACATGATGCTGACTACGTGGGACGGACAGATCTGGTATCCACAGTTCTATGATATGGATACGCAGCTGGGACTGGATAACACAGGATACCTTGAATTTTTAAGCGATATCGATGTAGTAGCCGGGGTCTATAATACCTCCGGATCTAAGCTCTGGACGATGGTGGCAACGGTGTTCGCTTACGAACTGGCTGAGAAGTATAAGACCATGCGGGCGTCCCGGTATACATTGGATAACATCCTGTCTTATTGGTACGGCGATCAGGTGGCTAAGATTGGGGAACGCCAATATAACGCCGACATGGAAGCCAAGTATATCCAGTTTAAAAGCGATTATCTTTTCATGCTGCATGGGCGCCGTTATGAGCATATGAAACGTTGGATTACAGAGCGGCTACTGTACCTGGATACTATCTATGGGTATGAGGCAGATACCAGGCAGTCGATTACAATTAGGGCGAATAAGTCGGGAAGCGTGTATTTGATTATTGATACATACAGCCCGCAGTATCTCCGGATTGTATGGCGAAATGGTGTGGAGCAGAAACTGAAGGTTGGCCGGGACAGCAACGGAAATATGACATCTACAAGGTTTTCAGCAACTTTGGCAACCAGTACAGATCAGGAAATCATTATTTATAATGCCCGGCAGATTAAGAGAATTGCTAACATCGCAGCGTTGAATCCATCTGTGCTAAATATGGTCGAAGCAACAAAACTGGTGGAACTTGATTGCCAGAAGGCAACGCTGCTTGCGGATGTGCGATTATCAGCAAATAATAGATTTTTAAGAAAACTTAACCTGACGGGATGTACGTTACTCGGGACGGCTTCAGGCGGCGGCAACACCCTGGATTTATCCAGTGTTTACAATATGCGTGAGTTAAATCTAAGCGGTACAGCATTGGAAAGTGTAATATTCCCGACAGACGGAAGTAATTACACAACCATAATTTTACCAACAACATTAAAATCTGTAGATGTGCAGAATATGCCAATGCTAGTGAAGCTGGCAACAAATTCATCTACGGGAGTCTTATCAACAAATAATTTGACTTTGCTAAAAATTATTAACTGTCCTAAGGTTAATTTTCCGACCGCGGGCAATATAAAAGCAGAATCTGTGTGGATAGAAAATTCAATAGCATCTTTTGGCTCACCTGTTATTGGTGATGGGACTATAGAGGTTAAGTCAGTTATTATCAAGAGTACCATACCCCATATTCCGCGGATTACTGTGAATGGGAAATATGCGTCTAATGTTCCGAGTATGGAAAAACTGGAGATTAATTGCAACGTGAGGGAAGTTGTATTAACAAAAGTAGGGTTTACCGGGCCTCAGATTCTTGATTTCAGTGGAATTGCAAATGACTTTAGTTTGGTCATAGAAGATTTTGCAAATATTGAAAAGGTAATATTACCAACAAGTTTAAAAGGCATTGGAATATTGAAAAGTGCGTCTAAAAGTCTTTCAGGAAATATTGCGTTTCCAGACAACCTTAAACAGTATTCTGTTTGCCTTACCGGTCATGAACAGGATGAAATCATTGATTTTAGTTCTGTTTTAATCACAGACTATTTATCATTGGATAGTATTGATCCTCAAAAAGAGGTACTGATAAATGTAGATTTAACACAGGCACGGACGGGGCGCTGGTTGACTGGTGCCCCTCAAGAAACAGCGGATTATCTGCGTATTGAATCGAATAATGTTTCTGGAAATATCAAGTATGCTGACAGATTTTTGATGCCTTATTCTTCAGCAGATATAAGAAAAACTGTAACGGATGAAAGATTGGCGCAGATTAATTTTGACACATCTGCTTCGGAAAGCTTTTTATATGCATTTCGGTATATGAAATTGATTACACGGATTCCTGATCTTGATGCTTCAAATGTAACGAGGTTTAGCAACATGTGTGCTGGATGTGATGAGCTGGTTGATATCTCTAATCTAAACACATCAAATGGGGAGGACTTTAGCTACATGTTTGCCGCATGCGAGAGCCTGATTACAATTCCGCCAATGGATGTATCGAAAGGAATAAGTTTCGAAAGAATGTTTAATACTTGTCCAAAGTTAGAAAATGTTTCCAGGCTAAATACTCTGGCTGGCGAAAAATTTGCGTATATGTTTTATGGGTGTTCACGTCTTACGTCAATAGGAGGAATTAATTTTACAAATATGCTGTCAACAGGTCTCGGACCCAATAGTCTGTTTTACCAATGTTCCAGCCTTGAAAATGTTGTTTTTGAAGGAGCCGTCAATAAGAATATGGCGTCTACAAATTACCAGACATATTTATATAATACAAAATTATCTCCAGAATCTGTAGCTTCACTCGTAGCCGCGCTGGAGGACTATTCTGATTCAACGGCAGTCACACTGAGAATCGGCTCAACCGGTTACGCCAACCTCACCGACGAACTAAAAGCCGCGGCGGCAGCCAAAAACTGGACACTGACGTCATAA
- a CDS encoding sporulation initiation factor Spo0A C-terminal domain-containing protein, whose translation MTLRDVITLIQSISGHPCHRSYYCLALAVYYSCQLPFYMGLNLERQVYPLISQETGLPVKSIARSISRASSDCWEYGDHTKLEQIVKRKLIEPPSPKELILYLCTYLTDLPAF comes from the coding sequence ATGACTTTAAGAGATGTTATTACACTGATTCAGTCCATATCCGGACATCCATGCCACAGAAGCTATTATTGTCTGGCTTTGGCGGTTTACTACAGCTGTCAACTGCCTTTTTACATGGGACTCAATCTGGAACGACAGGTGTATCCGTTGATCTCTCAGGAAACCGGCCTGCCTGTAAAATCGATTGCCAGAAGCATATCCAGAGCTTCCAGCGATTGTTGGGAGTATGGTGATCACACGAAACTGGAACAGATCGTAAAGCGAAAACTAATTGAACCACCCTCTCCCAAAGAACTGATCCTCTATCTCTGTACATATCTTACTGATTTGCCAGCATTTTGA
- a CDS encoding sporulation initiation factor Spo0A C-terminal domain-containing protein: protein MDRITQLIQKLGIRSTYCGYHYLHYAMTLCLKDENYLLHIWKYLYRDVALHYGKSRSSVEHALRTVVAACWDHGNREFLHEIAGCRLEKCPTVGEFIEILFHRLETG from the coding sequence ATGGACAGGATCACACAGTTAATACAAAAACTTGGCATCCGCTCTACTTACTGCGGATATCATTATTTACACTATGCAATGACTTTATGTCTCAAAGACGAGAATTATCTTCTTCACATCTGGAAATATCTTTACCGTGATGTTGCACTTCATTACGGCAAAAGCCGAAGCAGCGTTGAGCACGCTCTGCGCACTGTTGTCGCCGCCTGCTGGGATCACGGAAACAGGGAATTTCTGCATGAGATCGCCGGCTGTCGTCTCGAAAAGTGTCCCACGGTCGGAGAATTTATTGAAATTCTTTTTCACCGGCTCGAAACAGGCTGA
- a CDS encoding sporulation initiation factor Spo0A C-terminal domain-containing protein: protein MSLQDVLLLIQFISGHPCRKGYYHLALAVYYCCQVPVYSGICLERQIYPLISNETNLPVRSISRSISRAVCDCWDYGNHVNLDKVANRHLIEKPSPKELIIYLCSYLAGYPDLL from the coding sequence GTGTCCCTGCAAGACGTTTTGCTGCTTATTCAGTTTATTTCAGGCCATCCCTGCCGCAAGGGGTATTATCATCTGGCTCTCGCTGTCTATTATTGCTGTCAGGTCCCTGTTTATTCCGGAATTTGTCTCGAACGTCAAATTTATCCCTTGATCTCCAATGAAACCAATCTTCCTGTAAGGTCTATTTCACGCAGCATTTCCCGTGCTGTCTGTGACTGCTGGGATTACGGAAATCACGTTAACCTTGATAAGGTTGCCAACCGCCATCTTATTGAAAAGCCTTCCCCAAAAGAGCTTATCATCTATCTCTGCAGTTATCTCGCCGGGTATCCGGATTTATTATAG
- a CDS encoding phage tail tip lysozyme, with protein sequence MSINIEAEKRAYKHFVAAGMTPAGACGLIGNLEAESDGFWCNRLEYLCVKRLKERGKVYTDTSYTAAVDSGKISCEEFLHPIPGKQYGYGLAQWTTPARKSGLYTRVKQRGVSIADEAVQLDYVLYELEHVFPSVLKVLKTAASIRTASDIVLRKFEAPAGITEATCKSRAARGQKFYDHYVKGVAMTKQNAIDKLISVASAEVGYLEKKSNSQLDSKTANAGSNNYTKYARDYRTFAGVNYQGQAWCDMFVDWCFVQAFGKENARELLGGGFSAYTPTSAQYYKNKKQWHAAPQAGDQVFFHNSSRICHTGIVYRVSGNTVYTIEGNTSGASGVIANGGGVCKKSYALGNSRVSGYGRPDWSLVTGSGVDVPTTPKGDAVYMFSMKTVKRGETGTHVLLVQEILRARGYKGKDGKVLELDRSCGDNTVYAITAYQRDREKQSPGICGGVDGVAGEKTLRDLIAL encoded by the coding sequence ATGAGCATTAATATAGAAGCCGAAAAACGGGCTTATAAACATTTTGTTGCTGCAGGCATGACACCGGCCGGCGCCTGCGGGTTGATCGGAAATCTGGAAGCGGAGTCTGATGGGTTTTGGTGTAATCGCCTGGAATACCTGTGCGTCAAACGCCTGAAAGAGCGCGGAAAGGTGTACACTGATACGAGTTATACGGCTGCGGTTGACAGTGGAAAGATTAGCTGCGAGGAATTTCTGCACCCGATCCCCGGCAAGCAGTATGGCTATGGGCTGGCACAATGGACAACCCCGGCGCGCAAGTCTGGATTGTACACGCGGGTGAAACAGAGAGGGGTGTCGATTGCGGACGAGGCTGTGCAACTTGACTATGTGCTGTACGAGCTGGAGCATGTGTTTCCGAGTGTCCTGAAAGTGCTGAAAACAGCAGCCAGTATTCGGACAGCATCGGATATCGTACTACGAAAATTTGAAGCACCGGCCGGGATCACGGAAGCTACATGTAAGAGCCGGGCAGCCAGAGGGCAGAAGTTTTATGATCATTATGTGAAGGGAGTAGCCATGACAAAACAAAATGCGATTGACAAGCTGATCAGCGTGGCGTCCGCAGAAGTCGGATACCTGGAAAAGAAGAGCAACAGCCAGCTGGACAGCAAAACAGCCAATGCGGGCAGCAACAATTACACCAAATATGCCAGGGATTACCGGACATTTGCGGGCGTCAACTACCAGGGACAGGCCTGGTGTGATATGTTTGTGGACTGGTGTTTTGTACAGGCATTTGGGAAGGAGAACGCAAGGGAACTGCTTGGCGGGGGATTCTCTGCCTATACACCGACCAGCGCCCAGTATTATAAAAATAAGAAGCAGTGGCATGCCGCGCCGCAGGCAGGGGACCAGGTCTTTTTCCATAATTCCAGCAGGATCTGCCATACCGGTATCGTGTACCGGGTATCCGGCAATACGGTGTATACGATCGAGGGCAATACGTCCGGGGCGTCCGGGGTGATTGCCAACGGCGGCGGGGTATGTAAAAAGTCGTATGCACTTGGCAACTCACGGGTCAGCGGTTACGGCCGGCCGGATTGGAGCCTGGTGACGGGGAGTGGGGTAGATGTACCGACAACACCGAAAGGAGATGCAGTATATATGTTCAGTATGAAAACAGTGAAAAGAGGAGAGACCGGCACTCATGTGCTGCTGGTACAGGAAATTTTAAGGGCCCGTGGTTATAAGGGCAAAGACGGCAAGGTCCTGGAGCTCGACCGGAGCTGCGGGGACAACACGGTCTATGCCATTACTGCTTATCAGAGAGACCGGGAGAAGCAGTCTCCGGGTATTTGTGGCGGTGTAGACGGTGTTGCAGGGGAGAAGACCCTGCGGGATCTGATCGCGCTTTAA
- a CDS encoding branched-chain amino acid ABC transporter permease, producing the protein MYIGAEQVIMAGSVIAALSAIFAVIFAVYRWYLKQNSQDREIEKMKQEQCLLTYGILACLKGLKEQGCNGPVSEAIDRIEKHINKQAHDQEV; encoded by the coding sequence ATGTATATCGGAGCAGAACAGGTTATTATGGCAGGCAGTGTTATCGCAGCATTGTCTGCCATATTTGCGGTCATTTTTGCCGTGTACCGTTGGTATCTAAAACAGAATAGCCAGGACAGGGAGATTGAGAAGATGAAACAGGAGCAATGTCTGCTTACCTATGGAATTCTTGCCTGCCTGAAAGGGCTGAAAGAACAGGGCTGCAATGGGCCAGTATCAGAGGCTATTGACAGAATAGAGAAACACATCAACAAACAAGCACATGACCAGGAGGTATAA
- a CDS encoding CD1375 family protein, with the protein MMAMLWAQQIMLGKRTYDQVPRLLKEKVKEILIDSGCEDLAPE; encoded by the coding sequence ATGATGGCGATGTTATGGGCACAGCAGATCATGCTGGGAAAGAGAACATATGACCAGGTGCCGCGATTGCTGAAAGAGAAAGTGAAAGAAATCCTGATCGACAGCGGGTGCGAGGATTTGGCACCGGAATGA